The following coding sequences lie in one Epinephelus lanceolatus isolate andai-2023 chromosome 24, ASM4190304v1, whole genome shotgun sequence genomic window:
- the slitrk5 gene encoding SLIT and NTRK-like protein 5 has translation MHIWILKIILLIASSLRLVEMYDNYGEICRNLCTCEEKEGILTVSCENRGIIRLTEISPVHFSMYHLLLTGNLLKKLSVNDFINYTGVTILHLGNNDISEIESGAFNGLQGLKRLHLNNNKIEALRDDTFAGLESLEYLQIDYNYITNIEPNALSKLHQLTVMILNDNLLSALPTNIFRNVPLTHLDLRGNRLKMFPYIGLLEHMDKVVELQLEENPWNCSCELIALKAWLESIAYTALVGEVVCETPFRLHGRDLDEVSKQELCPRRPLEDTVRPAPPSSTNGYYQTTPAAVTASATSSAVFRSSSRPTKGTRQFNRTKLRPTSRIPGGNPYNYGPIIAFQTKSPVPLDCPTACTCNLQISEIGLNVNCQERKIESISDLKPKPYNPKKMYLTGNYIPVVRRSDFVDAVGLDLLHLGNNRITLIHDRAFGDLTNLRRLYLNGNLMDRLTGEMFFGLQNLQYLYLEYNKIKEVEAGTFRYLPNLQLLFLNNNLLKTLPVGIFSSLSLSRLNLRNNHFQNLPVSGVLDQLKLLVQIDLFENPWDCSCDIVGMKIWLEQLSAGTVVNEVVCETPRRHAGVDVRSIQSEQLCPDYSDAYVSPTPPTDEPMDERVVTTDAPHKFNPPSSTVPLSVLILSLLLVFILSVFVAAGLFVVVMKKRKKSQSDRTSTNNSDVSSFNLQYSLYSNRSGPKVKAPAGHVYEYIPHPMGHMCKNPIYRSREGNTVEDYRDLHELKVTYRSTPDDERDSSTMRSPTYSVSTIEPRENPSPVQDADHFFRGILEHDKQSPHPSIPSIPAGANLEYKYTGPVSYTYNPNFDVRRQFLHPERIRETVLYGTAPSTVYVEPNRNEYLELKAKLQSEPDYLEVLEKQTTFSQF, from the coding sequence ATGCATATCTGGATCCTAAAAATAATCCTTCTGATTGCATCATCTCTGAGGCTGGTCGAGATGTATGACAATTATGGGGAGATCTGTCGAAACCTGTGTACGTGTGAGGAGAAAGAAGGGATCCTGACGGTGAGCTGCGAGAACCGGGGGATCATCCGACTGACGGAAATCAGCCCCGTCCATTTCTCCATGTACCACCTCCTGCTGACGGGGAACCTCCTGAAGAAGCTGTCAGTCAACGATTTCATCAATTACACCGGGGTGACCATCCTGCACTTGGGGAACAATGATATCTCGGAGATAGAGTCCGGTGCCTTCAATGGACTCCAGGGATTAAAAAGGTTGCACCTGAATAACAACAAGATCGAAGCTCTGAGGGATGACACCTTTGCAGGACTGGAGAGTTTGGAATACCTACAGATTGATTATAATTACATCACCAATATAGAGCCCAACGCCTTGAGCAAACTGCACCAACTGACGGTGATGATACTGAATGACAACCTGCTCTCTGCCCTGCCCACGAATATCTTCCGGAATGTCCCCCTCACGCACTTGGACCTGAGGGGCAACCGGTTAAAAATGTTCCCCTACATCGGCCTCCTGGAGCACATGGACAAAGTTGTGGAATTACAACTCGAGGAGAATCCGTGGAATTGCTCCTGCGAGCTGATCGCTCTGAAAGCTTGGCTGGAGAGCATAGCCTACACGGCTCTGGTGGGGGAAGTAGTGTGCGAGACGCCGTTCAGACTCCACGGTAGGGACCTGGATGAAGTGTCCAAGCAGGAACTCTGCCCGAGAAGACCCCTGGAAGACACGGTCAGGCCTGCGCCTCCTAGCAGCACCAATGGATATTACCAGACCACACCTGCTGCTGTCACGGCCTCCGCCACCTCCTCGGCTGTTTTTAGGTCCTCCTCTAGGCCTACCAAGGGCACACGGCAGTTTAACAGAACTAAGTTAAGACCCACTTCCCGAATACCAGGCGGTAACCCTTACAATTATGGCCCCATCATTGCTTTTCAGACCAAATCTCCTGTGCCTTTGGACTGTCCCACTGCCTGCACGTGCAACCTGCAGATATCCGAGATTGGGCTCAATGTCAACTGCCAAGAGAGAAAGATTGAAAGCATTTCTGATCTAAAACCCAAGCCATACAATCCTAAGAAAATGTATCTCACTGGAAATTACATCCCTGTGGTACGGAGATCAGATTTTGTGGATGCTGTTGGATTGGATTTGCTTCACCTGGGAAACAACAGGATAACTCTGATCCACGACCGAGCTTTTGGGGATTTAACCAACCTGCGTAGGCTGTATTTAAATGGTAATCTCATGGACAGGCTTACAGGAGAAATGTTTTTTGGTTTGCAGAACTTGCAGTATCTTTATTTAGAGTACAACAAAATCAAGGAGGTCGAGGCGGGCACTTTCCGCTACCTCCCTAATCTCCAGCTGCTTTTCCTCAATAATAACCTCCTGAAAACCTTACCTGTGGGCATCTTTTCCAGCCTCTCCCTGTCTAGGCTTAATCTGCGCAACAACCATTTCCAAAACCTGCCCGTGAGTGGTGTTTTAGATCAGCTGAAGCTGCTGGTGCAGATAGATCTGTTTGAAAACCCCTGGGACTGCTCCTGCGACATAGTGGGGATGAAGATATGGCTGGAGCAGCTCAGCGCAGGCACAGTGGTGAACGAGGTTGTGTGTGAGACGCCGAGACGCCATGCAGGAGTGGACGTGCGCTCCATTCAGTCGGAGCAGCTCTGCCCAGACTACTCTGATGCCTATGTCTCGCCAACACCCCCCACGGACGAGCCCATGGATGAGCGGGTCGTCACTACAGACGCCCCGCACAAGTTCAACCCCCCCAGCAGCACcgttcccctctctgtcctcatcCTCAGCCTCCTGCTTGTTTTCATCTTGTCTGTCTTTGTGGCCGCAgggctgtttgttgttgtgatgaAAAAGCGCAAAAAGTCACAGAGCGACCGCACTAGCACCAACAATTCAGACGTCAGCTCTTTTAACTTGCAGTACAGCCTCTACAGCAACCGCTCTGGCCCCAAAGTTAAGGCCCCAGCCGGCCACGTCTATGAGTATATCCCCCATCCCATGGGCCACATGTGCAAAAACCCTATTTACAGGTCACGAGAAGGCAACACAGTGGAGGATTACCGTGACCTCCATGAGCTCAAGGTCACGTACAGGAGTACCCCTGACGATGAGAGGGATAGCAGTACGATGAGGAGCCCTACGTACAGTGTTAGCACCATCGAGCCACGTGAGAACCCCTCCCCTGTCCAGGATGCAGACCATTTCTTCAGAGGCATCCTTGAGCACGATAAGCAGTCCCCCCATCCGTCAATCCCATCCATCCCAGCAGGTGCCAATTTAGAGTACAAGTACACAGGGCCTGTGTCGTACACGTACAACCCAAATTTTGATGTCAGACGTCAGTTCTTGCACCCGGAGAGGATAAGAGAAACAGTGCTCTATGGCACGGCACCCAGTACTGTTTATGTGGAGCCCAACAGAAATGAGTATTTGGAGCTAAAAGCTAAACTGCAGTCTGAGCCCGATTACCTCGAAGTTCTTGAGAAACAGACCACCTTTAGCCAGTTCTGA